In the Malaclemys terrapin pileata isolate rMalTer1 chromosome 12, rMalTer1.hap1, whole genome shotgun sequence genome, one interval contains:
- the LOC128846925 gene encoding olfactory receptor 13A1-like, whose translation MEHSNHTRVTEFIMQGIFDHPYHEGLFFGLFLCLYTAVVMGNSLIIVVIVIHPPLHTPMYFFITNLALVDNLCTSSVVPKMLENLMQEKKTISFGGCITQLFVLTSALGTELLLLTVMSYDRYVAICHPLHYVKLMSKEICICLAVSVWAVGTISSFVNILLVLRLDFCGPNLIQHFFCEFPTILVLSCSSTYLNEIMMLMADIFLAMGNFLLTTVSYSFIIITILKIQSSKGKQRAFSTCSSHLLVVTLYYSTTIYSYIRPTSSNSQDQDKMVAIIYTVVTPTLNPVIYSLRNNEVKVAIRKILPFITK comes from the coding sequence ATGGAACATAGTAATCACACCAGAGTGACTGAGTTCATCATGCAGGGGATCTTTGACCATCCTTACCACGAGGGGCTGTTCTTTGGGCTATTCCTGTGCCTTTATACAGCTGTCGTCATGGGCAATTCCCTGATCATTGTGGTTATTGTCATCCACCCACCTCTGCACACTCCAATGTATTTCTTCATCACCAATTTAGCCCTGGTTGATAATTTGTGCACTTCCTCGGTTGTACCTAAAATGCTGGAAAACCTGATGCAGGAGAAGAAAACCATCTCCTTTGGAGGCTGCATCACCCAGCTTTTTGTCTTAACATCAGCACTGGGGACAGAGCTTCTGCTCCTCACTGTCATGTCATATGACCGATATGTAGCCATTTGCCACCCTTTACATTATGTAAAACTCATGAGCAAGGAAATTTGTATCTGTTTAGCAGTCAGTGTCTGGGCGGTTGGTACCATCAGTTCATTTGTCAACATATTGCTTGTGCTGCGCCTGGATTTTTGCGGGCCCAACCTCATCCAGCATTTCTTCTGTGAGTTCCCAACAATACTGGTGCTATCCTGCAGCTCCACCTACCTCAATGAAATCATGATGCTCATGGCTGACATCTTCCTGGCCATGGGGAACTTCCTGCTGACCACCGTGTCCTATAgcttcatcatcatcaccatcctGAAAATCCAGAGCTCCAAAGGGAAGCAgagagccttctccacctgctcctcccacctgctTGTGGTCACCTTGTACTACTCCACCACCATCTACTCATACATCCGGCCCACCTCCAGTAACTCGCAGGACCAGGACAAGATGGTGGCCATAATATACACCGTAGTCACTCCCACCCTGAATCCTGTGATCTATAGTTTGCGCAATAATGAGGTCAAAGTGGCAATCAGGAAAATCCTTCCATTCATCACAAAATAA